In the Blautia coccoides genome, CTTGAAGTGGAGGGCCTGTTCACGCATTTTGCCAGAGCGGATGAAAGCGACAGGGAACCGGCGTATGTACAGCTCGAAAGATATCTGGAATTTGTCCGCGCCCTGGAGGAGAAGGGGCTTCATGTGCCCATAAAGCACTGTTCCAACAGTGCGGGTATCATCCGTATTCCCGAGGCGAATATGGATGCGGTGAGGGCAGGTATCATTTTGTATGGCCTGTACCCATCTGATCAGGTGGAAAAGGAGCCGGTGCCTTTAAAACCGGTTATGGCTCTCAAAAGCAGAGTTGTATACATAAAGACAGTGGAACCCGGTGTGGAGATAAGCTACGGCGGCACATTTGTCACAAAGCGGCCTACCAGGGTTGCCACCATACCTGTGGGCTATGCGGACGGATATGCCAGAGCGCTGTCAGGGAAAGGCAGTGTGCTGATCCGCGGCAAACGTGCGCCTATCATAGGACGGGTCTGTATGGATCAGTTCATGGTGGATGTGACGGATATTCCGGAAGCAGAAGAGCTGGACGAAGTGACGCTGATCGGAAGAGACGGGGAGGACTGCATCACCTTGGAGGAGCTGGGGGATATCTCCGGCCGCTTCAACTATGAGTTTGCCTGCTGTATAAATAAACGTGTGCCGCGCCTTTATATTTCTGGTCAGGAGCCGGTCAGGTGGACGTGCCTTAACGAAGATCCGACGGTTATTTCCGGGGATTGGGCTTCAGAAAAGTAAAAAACAAGAAAAACCATGGAATACACACGAGAGAATTGGGAAGAATTATATCTGAACAGAAAAAAATCGGAGTGTGAAATGTGTGGTTATCAAACGAGGTGATATTTTTTACGCGGATTTAAGGCCGGTAGTCGGCAGCGAACAGGGCGGGATTCGTCCGGTACTGATCATTCAAAATGACATCGGCAATAAACACAGCCCCACAGTTATCTGTGCGGCCATAACATCGAAGATGAATAAGGCGAAGCTGCCCACCCATATAGAGATTGACGCGTCCTCTTACGCCATTGTAAAGGACTCTGTCATTTTGCTGGAGCAGCTTCGCACGATTGATAAACGAAGATTAAAAGACAAGGTATGCCATCTGGATGCGGAAATACTGAAGAAAGTCAATCATGCCCTGTGCGTGAGCCTGGAACTTCCCACTACATAGTGAAAATTTCCTTTTCGCAGGCTTTCGCCTCCTGCATGGCGATGGGGAACCACCAGGTCTTTACCGGGACGAAGGCAGTTGTATAGATACCGTTTTTCGCACAGGATAAAACTTCTTCCCGGATACGGCTTCTTACTTCCTCTTCTGTCAGGGTTTCTGCCGCTGCTGCGGCTTCCAAATCCTGATATTTTGGTGTGATGTTATAGGACAGGCTTCTGCCTGTCTTTTTCATTGCCCCCACAATGTCATTGATCCCCTGTCCCTGGAAGGAATCTATGCCGATTTCCGGGAACTCCGCAATGATCTGATCCATCTTGCCGCAGGAATGCATATCAAAAAACATACCGAGGCTGTGACAGTGGGCAGTGATTTTTTTGATCTGCGGTTTTATGAGGCTGCGCCAGATGTCAGGAGAAAAGAACATATTTTTCTGGGTGCCCCAGTCATCATGGAAGCATACGGCCTCTGTGTGGTAATATTTTTTCAGGATTTCCAGTTCTTTGCACTTTAAATCCGTCAGCCGGTCGAAAAAGGCACCAACCTCCTCCGGGTCTGTCAGCATGGCACAGAGTGCATTTTCAAACCCCATGAGTGTGTGCAGACGCTCAAACGGGCCTTCCAGCAGCATGGTGTAATTAAATTTATCCGGGTCATACTGGTCCACCTTGTCTGCCTTTGCGCTTTCTTCCCAATCTACAGCATCCAGATCAGGAAATACCACCTTTTCCCGCCAGTCACAGATGTCATCCAGAATCGGGGGTACACTGGTGTCGGGAACTGCCGCGTTACCCACCGGATCAAACACCCATGTACATCCAAAGAAATCCTTGCCTGACTGGTTGCGGGGTGCACGCTCATCCATTCCCGTTATAAACACCGCCAGATTGGCGTCTGTGAAAAAACTGGGAAACCATTCCCCCCGTTCGTGTTGGAAAAATTTTCTGAAATTTTCTTTTGGTGTCATATAAAAACCTCCCATCCAATAGTAGTTACTTTCATTATACACCAGAATTTTATAAAAACAATGATTTATTCAAAATTTGATTTTGGAATTTCCGGGCTGTCACACACAGGCTGCTGCCCATATGCCCCTAGCCTGCCGGGTACCTCTTTTTTTCTTGACTGCTGAGCACGAAAATGGTATCTTATTATAGGACAGCCCTGCAAACAGGGCAAATATGAGGGAAGAAAGAAGGAATTTTTTAATCATATGGATGACGGGAGTAGTCCTTTATGGGCGGTAATGGTTTTTCTATTATTCATCATCATTAACGGGATTTTATATGGATTTGGCTCTGCCATACAGAAAGTAAGCGAAAGTGAAGTGGAGAAGCGGCAGCAGGAAGGCGACAAAAGGTCCCGCTGGCTTCTGAAAGTGGTAAATGATCCGATCATGGTGGTCAATACCATCCTCACAGTAGGTACACTTCTCAGTATCCTGGCCGGATATGTGGGAATCCGTGAAATCGTGCCTCACATGTATGGAGCATTGAATAAGGTTTCCTCATTCTCTTACATACCGGACGCTTTGCTGCACGGAATCTGTGTTGTGATCGTGGTGCTGCTGGTGCTGATACTGTTGGTTGCTGTGGGCGTGATTTCCGCCAAAAAACTGTTTACCTGTAATCCCCATCAATGGGTTTATCGTACAGCAGGACTGGTACGGCTGATCGTGAAGCTGTTTTATCCTATTACGTTTTTGATCATGAAGCTGTCCAACGGACTGGTTCGCCTGCTGGGTGTGGATCCCCATCACAACGAAGAGGATGTGACGGAGGAAGAGATAATTTCTATGGTGGATGATGCCCATGAGCAGGGCGTGATCGAGGAAAATGAGGCAGAAATGATCCAGAATATCATGGAGTTTTCTGACAAGGAAGCCCAGGATATCATGACTCACCGGAAAAACGTCAGCGCCATTGAGGTGAACACGCCTCTGGCGGAAGCTCTTTCCTATATGTTGAACGGAAGTAATTCCAGATACCCGGTATACAGGGAAGATATGGATGACATTATCGGCATTCTGCATCTGAAGGATGCCATGAAACAGATGACCTTTGAGAACAACGGGGATGTCCCTGTGGGCCAGATCCCAGATCTGATCCGTGAGGCCTCCTATATACCGGAGACCAGAAGCATCAATGATTTGTTCAAGCGGATGCAGGCCAAGAAGATCCACATGGCTGTGGTGGTGGATGAATATGGACAGACTTCAGGCATTGTGACCATGGAGGATATACTGGAAGAGATCGTAGGCAATATTCTGGACGAATATGATGAAGATGACCATTTTATTGTGGAACAGCTTGATGACTCTTATCTGATGAAAGGGCTCACCCCTCTGGAAGAGGTGGGGGAAGTGCTGGATATTGATTTTGAGGATGAAGACTATGAGACTTTAAATGGATATCTGACCTCTTTGCTGGGACATATTCCCAATATTCAGGAAGATAAAGAAGTCAGAGCAAATGGATATTTATTTACCATCCTTGGGGTGGGAAATAATACAATACAAAAAGTAAGGGTGGAAAAACTCCCCCAGGAAGAAGGAGAAGAGAGATGTCAGGACATTCAAAATTCGCAAACATAAAGCATAAAAAAGAAAAAAATGATGCTAAAAAAGGTAAGATATTTACTGTGATCGGCAGGGAAATCGTGGTAGCCGTTAAAGAGGGCGGCCCGGATCCTGCCAACAACAGCAAACTGCGTGATGTGATCGCCAAGGCAAAAGCCAACAACATGCCAAATGATACCATTGACCGCGGTATCAAGAAAGCGGCAGGGGATGCCAATGCAGACAATTACGAATATATCACCTATGAAGGTTACGGTCCAAGCGGTGTGGCTGTTATTGTGGAGACATTGACGGACAACAAGAACCGTACAGCCAGCAATGTGAGAAGCGCATTTACAAAAGGAAGCGGTAATATCGGAACACCGGGATGTGTATCCTTTATGTTCGATAAGAAAGGACAGATCATCATCGACAAGGAAGAGTGCGAGATGGAAGCAGACGACCTGATGATGATCGCCCTGGATGCAGGGGCAGAAGATTTCTCTGAGGAGGAG is a window encoding:
- the alr gene encoding alanine racemase — protein: MNTPSRIYVSVDLDAVSYNLESMKRNIHKDTKIIAVLKADGYGHGALPIAEHIEPLPYIWGFAVACVEEGAALRKGGIKKPILILGYTFKEDYETIIENDFRPTVFTGKMAEELSDTARRLNKTVKVHIKLDTGMTRIGFRNLQHDVPEILRISKMPGLEVEGLFTHFARADESDREPAYVQLERYLEFVRALEEKGLHVPIKHCSNSAGIIRIPEANMDAVRAGIILYGLYPSDQVEKEPVPLKPVMALKSRVVYIKTVEPGVEISYGGTFVTKRPTRVATIPVGYADGYARALSGKGSVLIRGKRAPIIGRVCMDQFMVDVTDIPEAEELDEVTLIGRDGEDCITLEELGDISGRFNYEFACCINKRVPRLYISGQEPVRWTCLNEDPTVISGDWASEK
- a CDS encoding type II toxin-antitoxin system PemK/MazF family toxin, translating into MVIKRGDIFYADLRPVVGSEQGGIRPVLIIQNDIGNKHSPTVICAAITSKMNKAKLPTHIEIDASSYAIVKDSVILLEQLRTIDKRRLKDKVCHLDAEILKKVNHALCVSLELPTT
- a CDS encoding uroporphyrinogen decarboxylase family protein codes for the protein MTPKENFRKFFQHERGEWFPSFFTDANLAVFITGMDERAPRNQSGKDFFGCTWVFDPVGNAAVPDTSVPPILDDICDWREKVVFPDLDAVDWEESAKADKVDQYDPDKFNYTMLLEGPFERLHTLMGFENALCAMLTDPEEVGAFFDRLTDLKCKELEILKKYYHTEAVCFHDDWGTQKNMFFSPDIWRSLIKPQIKKITAHCHSLGMFFDMHSCGKMDQIIAEFPEIGIDSFQGQGINDIVGAMKKTGRSLSYNITPKYQDLEAAAAAETLTEEEVRSRIREEVLSCAKNGIYTTAFVPVKTWWFPIAMQEAKACEKEIFTM
- a CDS encoding hemolysin family protein; the encoded protein is MDDGSSPLWAVMVFLLFIIINGILYGFGSAIQKVSESEVEKRQQEGDKRSRWLLKVVNDPIMVVNTILTVGTLLSILAGYVGIREIVPHMYGALNKVSSFSYIPDALLHGICVVIVVLLVLILLVAVGVISAKKLFTCNPHQWVYRTAGLVRLIVKLFYPITFLIMKLSNGLVRLLGVDPHHNEEDVTEEEIISMVDDAHEQGVIEENEAEMIQNIMEFSDKEAQDIMTHRKNVSAIEVNTPLAEALSYMLNGSNSRYPVYREDMDDIIGILHLKDAMKQMTFENNGDVPVGQIPDLIREASYIPETRSINDLFKRMQAKKIHMAVVVDEYGQTSGIVTMEDILEEIVGNILDEYDEDDHFIVEQLDDSYLMKGLTPLEEVGEVLDIDFEDEDYETLNGYLTSLLGHIPNIQEDKEVRANGYLFTILGVGNNTIQKVRVEKLPQEEGEERCQDIQNSQT
- a CDS encoding YebC/PmpR family DNA-binding transcriptional regulator — protein: MSGHSKFANIKHKKEKNDAKKGKIFTVIGREIVVAVKEGGPDPANNSKLRDVIAKAKANNMPNDTIDRGIKKAAGDANADNYEYITYEGYGPSGVAVIVETLTDNKNRTASNVRSAFTKGSGNIGTPGCVSFMFDKKGQIIIDKEECEMEADDLMMIALDAGAEDFSEEEDSFEVLTAPDDFSAVREALEKEGIPMAEADVAMIPQTYVELSDEQDVKNLQRTLDLLEDDDDVQYVWHNWDE